A stretch of the Agelaius phoeniceus isolate bAgePho1 chromosome 1, bAgePho1.hap1, whole genome shotgun sequence genome encodes the following:
- the CYP8B1 gene encoding 7-alpha-hydroxycholest-4-en-3-one 12-alpha-hydroxylase: MVLWVVLLCTLVSSLLGGLYVLGVFRRQRPNEPPLDKGTIPWLGHLLEFRKDSSEFLKRMQSKHGDVFTVLIGGYYFTFVMDPFSFGTIVKESRSKLDFRTSATQLVMQAFGYKPIKATYSIVHTSSLKHLMGDGLTVLTQATMEGFRKLLLFNLSSGEKRVWQEENLFHYCYNIVFRAGYLALYGTEPPRGAGSQEKAEEQDRLHSNQLFQEFRKYDRLFPRLAYALLPPKDKREAERLKRHFWNVLSVKKVWQKDNISGWISDQDKLLAENGVPEYMRERFMFMLLWASQGNTGPTAFWLLLYLLKHPEALKAVRDEVDKVLKESGQEVKAGSPPVTVTRDMLSQTPLLDSALEETLRLVAAPVLVRAVLEDTSLRTSSGTEFTLRRGDRVALFPHISVQMNPEIHEEPHKFKYDRFVNPDGTRRDFYRNGKKLKFVSMPWGAGVSTCPGRFFATAEMKLFVFLMLSHFDLELVDEEEEIPAVDISRWGFGTMQPVRDVRFRHRPRF; encoded by the coding sequence ATGGTGCTCTGGGTGGTTCTCCTCTGTACCTTGGTGTCGTCACTGCTCGGTGGGCTCTATGTCCTGGGCGTGTTTCGGAGACAGAGACCCAATGAGCCACCCCTGGACAAAGGTACCATTCCCTGGCTGGGCCACCTGCTGGAAttcagaaaggacagctcagagtTTCTCAAAAGGATGCAGAGCAAACATGGGGATGTTTTCACGGTGCTGATCGGTGGCTATTACTTCACCTTTGTGATGGATCCCTTCTCCTTTGGCACCATTGTGAAGGAATCGCGATCCAAACTGGACTTTAGGACTAGTGCAACTCAGCTGGTCATGCAGGCTTTTGGCTACAAGCCCATCAAAGCCACTTATAGCATAGTTCATACATCAAGCCTAAAGCACCTGATGGGAGATGGCCTCACTGTCCTCACACAAGCCACCATGGAGggctttcggaagctgctgcttttcaaCCTGAGCTCAGGAGAGAAGAGAGTGTGGCAGGAGGAAAACCTCTTCCACTACTGCTACAACATTGTCTTCAGAGCTGGGTATCTGGCTCTGTATGGCACTGAGCCACCCCGAGgggctgggagccaggagaAAGCTGAAGAGCAGGATCGCCTCCACTCCAACCAGCTCTTCCAGGAGTTTCGTAAGTACGACCGCCTCTTCCCTCGCCTGGCCTatgctctgctgcctcccaaGGACAAAAGAGAGGCTGAGAGGCTGAAGAGACACTTCTGGAACGTGCTGTCTGTGAAGAAGGTCTGGCAGAAGGACAATATCAGTGGCTGGATAAGTGATCAAGACAAACTTCTGGCAGAAAACGGTGTTCCCGAGTACATGCGGGAGCGTTTCATGTTCATGCTCCTCTGGGCATCCCAAGGCAACACGGGCCCGACTGCCTTCTGGCTCCTCTTGTATCTGCTGAAGCACCCAGAGGCTCTGAAGGCTGTGAGAGATGAGGTGGATAAAGTCTTGAAGGAGAGTGGGCAGGAAGTAAAGGCAGGGAGCCCCCCAGTTACTGTCACTAGGGACATGCTGAGCCAGACTCCTCTGCTGGACAGTGCTCTGGAGGAGACCCTGAGGCTGgtggcagccccagtgctggTCAGAGCTGTCCTCGAGGACACCTCCCTGAGGACAAGCAGTGGGACAGAGTTCACCCTCCGCAGGGGGGACAGGGTGGCTCTGTTCCCACACATCTCCGTGCAGATGAACCCAGAAATCCACGAGGAGCCTCACAAATTTAAGTACGACCGTTTTGTAAACCCAGACGGCACCAGGAGAGATTTCTACAGAAACGGGAAGAAGCTGAAATTCGTCAGCATGCCTTGGGGGGCAGGAGTTTCCACCTGTCCCGGGCGCTTCTTTGCTACTGCTGAAATGAAATTGTTTGTGTTCTTGATGCTGAGTCACTTTGACCTGGAGCTGGTcgatgaggaggaggagatccCAGCCGTAGACATCAGCCGCTGGGGGTTCGGGACCATGCAGCCTGTGCGCGACGTGCGGTTCAGGCACCGGCCACGCTTCTGA
- the ACKR2 gene encoding atypical chemokine receptor 2 isoform X1: MERGEEAPVPGTMWNGYLSNFSHGTTGGSHWTNTSSGVTAATTDTWLDAASSSEYPYEYLDEEDYGLYGLCTKEEVLSFSRVFLPSFYTVIFLLGMAGNALLFTVLLMYIKKKKKMTELYLLNLVVSDFFLLLTLPFWALYISQWVTWDILCPFLNAMYTLNFYSGIFFVSCMSLDMYLQIVHAWSPHSSTVWRNSILILLVMWVLSIALSIPDGLFTSTRQIHNKTTMCTQDYGQEHLFWKVVFRVIQNILGFLFPFLFMTFCYSRIACVLTTSQIPGSRRALCLVLTLVGVFFVLWCPYNIVLILHSLQDVGVIRSCESSRNLDYALQVTESLSFVHCCLNPLLYAFVKKRFRAYLRKIPQAIFRRGAFFSIQDSQTSPSCSRYAAEIEMLSITNAS, encoded by the exons ATGGAAAGAGGAGAAGAAGCTCCT gtGCCTGGAACTATGTGGAATGGGTATTTAAGCAATTTCAGTCATGGGACCACAGGAG GCAGCCACTGGACAAACACAAGCTCAGGAGTGACAGCAGCAACCACAGACACATGGCTGGATGCTGCCAGTTCGAGTGAGTACCCGTACGAGTACCTGGATGAGGAGGATTATGGGCTCTATGGCCTCTGCACCAAAGAGGAGGTGCTGTCCTTCAGCAGGGTGTTCTTGCCATCATTTTACACTGTGATCTTCCTGCTTGGAATGGCTGGGAATGCTCTCCTGTTTACTGTCCTCCTCATGTAcatcaagaagaagaagaagatgactGAGTTGTATCTGCTGAACCTGGTGGTTTCAGACTTCTTCCTGCTACTGACCCTTCCTTTCTGGGCTCTGTACATTTCTCAGTGGGTCACCTGGGACATCTTGTGCCCATTCTTAAATGCCATGTACACTCTGAACTTCTACAGTGGCATCTTCTTTGTGAGCTGCATGAGCCTGGACATGTACCTGCAGATAGTTCATGCTTGGTCTCCTCACAGCTCCACAGTGTGGAGAAATTCCATCCTCATCTTGTTGGTGATGTGGGTCCTTTCCATAGCTCTCTCCATTCCTGATGGCCTTTTCACCAGCACAAGGCAAATTCACAACAAAACCACCATGTGCACCCAGGATTATGGCCAGGAACATTTATTTTGGAAAGTTGTCTTTCGGGTGATTCAAAACATCCTGGgattccttttccccttcctcttcaTGACCTTCTGCTACTCCCGCATTGCCTGTGTGCTCACCACCTCCCAGATACctggctccaggagagctctcTGCTTAGTCCTTACTCTGGTGGGGGTCTTCTTTGTGCTGTGGTGTCCTTACAACATTGTGCTCATCCTCCACTCCCTGCAAGATGTTGGTGTGATCAGGAgctgtgaaagcagcaggaatCTGGACTATGCCCTGCAGGTCACGGAGAGCTTGTCCTTTGTCCACTGCTGTCTCAACCCCTTGCTCTATGCTTTTGTGAAGAAACGGTTCAGGGCATATTTGAGGAAGATCCCTCAGGCCATTTTTAGGAGAGGTGCTTTCTTTTCCATCCAGGACTCCCAGACGAGCCCGTCTTGCAGCAGATATGCAGCTGAGATAGAAATGTTGAGCATCACAAATGCCTCATAA
- the ACKR2 gene encoding atypical chemokine receptor 2 isoform X2: protein MQILGMVPGTMWNGYLSNFSHGTTGGSHWTNTSSGVTAATTDTWLDAASSSEYPYEYLDEEDYGLYGLCTKEEVLSFSRVFLPSFYTVIFLLGMAGNALLFTVLLMYIKKKKKMTELYLLNLVVSDFFLLLTLPFWALYISQWVTWDILCPFLNAMYTLNFYSGIFFVSCMSLDMYLQIVHAWSPHSSTVWRNSILILLVMWVLSIALSIPDGLFTSTRQIHNKTTMCTQDYGQEHLFWKVVFRVIQNILGFLFPFLFMTFCYSRIACVLTTSQIPGSRRALCLVLTLVGVFFVLWCPYNIVLILHSLQDVGVIRSCESSRNLDYALQVTESLSFVHCCLNPLLYAFVKKRFRAYLRKIPQAIFRRGAFFSIQDSQTSPSCSRYAAEIEMLSITNAS from the exons ATGCAAATTTTGGGAATG gtGCCTGGAACTATGTGGAATGGGTATTTAAGCAATTTCAGTCATGGGACCACAGGAG GCAGCCACTGGACAAACACAAGCTCAGGAGTGACAGCAGCAACCACAGACACATGGCTGGATGCTGCCAGTTCGAGTGAGTACCCGTACGAGTACCTGGATGAGGAGGATTATGGGCTCTATGGCCTCTGCACCAAAGAGGAGGTGCTGTCCTTCAGCAGGGTGTTCTTGCCATCATTTTACACTGTGATCTTCCTGCTTGGAATGGCTGGGAATGCTCTCCTGTTTACTGTCCTCCTCATGTAcatcaagaagaagaagaagatgactGAGTTGTATCTGCTGAACCTGGTGGTTTCAGACTTCTTCCTGCTACTGACCCTTCCTTTCTGGGCTCTGTACATTTCTCAGTGGGTCACCTGGGACATCTTGTGCCCATTCTTAAATGCCATGTACACTCTGAACTTCTACAGTGGCATCTTCTTTGTGAGCTGCATGAGCCTGGACATGTACCTGCAGATAGTTCATGCTTGGTCTCCTCACAGCTCCACAGTGTGGAGAAATTCCATCCTCATCTTGTTGGTGATGTGGGTCCTTTCCATAGCTCTCTCCATTCCTGATGGCCTTTTCACCAGCACAAGGCAAATTCACAACAAAACCACCATGTGCACCCAGGATTATGGCCAGGAACATTTATTTTGGAAAGTTGTCTTTCGGGTGATTCAAAACATCCTGGgattccttttccccttcctcttcaTGACCTTCTGCTACTCCCGCATTGCCTGTGTGCTCACCACCTCCCAGATACctggctccaggagagctctcTGCTTAGTCCTTACTCTGGTGGGGGTCTTCTTTGTGCTGTGGTGTCCTTACAACATTGTGCTCATCCTCCACTCCCTGCAAGATGTTGGTGTGATCAGGAgctgtgaaagcagcaggaatCTGGACTATGCCCTGCAGGTCACGGAGAGCTTGTCCTTTGTCCACTGCTGTCTCAACCCCTTGCTCTATGCTTTTGTGAAGAAACGGTTCAGGGCATATTTGAGGAAGATCCCTCAGGCCATTTTTAGGAGAGGTGCTTTCTTTTCCATCCAGGACTCCCAGACGAGCCCGTCTTGCAGCAGATATGCAGCTGAGATAGAAATGTTGAGCATCACAAATGCCTCATAA